ACTCCTGCTGCACATCTGGTGTGGGCCTGCTCCTGGAGAGTATGACAATATACTCGCCCCCTCTTTGCGAGATGAACTTGACGGTTTCAAAGCCCAGACCAGAAAGACCACCCGCCACTACGTACACTGCTCTCCtctggaaaagttttttttttgttggcagCAGTGGAATCTCAGACACTGCACCGCTGACATCTTTTTCCAGAGACACTACAGCCAGTTTCTCTGAGTTGAAGTACGATTCCGGTTCCTCAAAATGAAGGCTCTTGATGCTGTCAGATTTCACACCCTGAAAGGTGAAGCTTTTAAGGGCAAATTTCGTGCTCAAGTTCAAGGACTTGAGCCAGTGATGAATGTGTGGCCTTTGTGCTCTCAAGGATCCTTTTTGCAAAATGACTGGCATCTGAATTGTCTGCACGTGAACACTCTCCTTTACACTGTGGAGCACATCCTGAGCAAGCGAGCCCTGTGCCTGAGATTCACAGACGATGACAACATGTTGGACGCCTGGAAAATCGCAAATTTTGCCAAACAGAGATTCATCAAATGGAGGCAGGACGACAAATGCGTCAATTTGATTGACATCTACAAAAGACCCATTGCACTGTGTTCCAACAACCACATTCCAGCCTGATTTGCAAGATGTAAGCGTCAAGACTTTTGTCAGAGCAGAGTTGGGGACAGAGGATATGATTCCTAGATGATGTTTGGCTTTGGGCAAAGCTCGATGCAGGATTTCCCACGCCAGCACAAAGTAGGAAACACAGGGTGTTCTGTGAAGGAATGAGAATCGTTTGGTGCTGTAGCACACGTCCTCCGGTACTCTGACCCTGTTGGCTGCCACTACAGGATAACAGGAAGCAATGTGATCCCCCACTTTGAGTTTCTTGACATCTTTTCCCACAGCTGTGACAGTACCACTGAAATCAAGAGCCAGCAGCTTGTGATTCTGTGACGAGTGTTTGTTCCAGTACAGCGTCTGGCCAAATGTCAGGTGTGAAGCACTGACAGGGAAGTAATCAGATGAATGAACGCATATCTTACTGGGCCGGATTTCAACGTATGCGTTACTGATTGGCTGGGCCCCTTCATCAAAGAGAATGGCACTCACTTGAGTAATCTTATGTGCATCGGCTGTCTGAAGGATGCAGGGCTCAGGCATTGTAGAGGTAAAACTGCCCCCTGAACTGTCAGTGATTTTGGGTGGAGTACGGACAATGGAAGGTTTCAAAATCAGTCCATCTTTCACCACCAACTCTGGGTACTTGTTGCAAGGGCACGATTGTAGGACTTGAGACAGAGCTGCAATGTCCTTGGCAGAGACAGTGCCTATATCAATCAGCTGAAATGAAAGATCTGGTATCTCTGCAGCAAATGATCTCGTCATACCAGCAAGAGCAAAACCTGGACTTATGTAGTCTAAAGTGATGTCAGAGGAACAGTAGGTTACTGCTCTGATGGAGTGTGGGAAGTGAATTTGCTTGAGCTCAAGGACTATCTGGCGGAAGATCTCACAGCAGTTTACCAAATTCTGCAGGACGACATCGGCTGCCAGCGAAGTCAGGTTTTCTTTGCCCCACAAAAACAAGACCTCATCAAAGTTTTTCCCGATATCTGTGATATCAAGTTTTGCCAATAGAGAGGGGAAGCCATGGCTCAAGATATCTTTTGCAtgtgtgaatgaaatgtaaCGAGATCTCGAGTCCAAATATTGTTGCAGGCCTTTAGAGATCCCAATACGATCAAAGAACACCAAGGCTTTAGGAGGAGGAGCATATGTGATACTCTCAGGTACGACACTGAAAGCATTGTGGTAGAAGTACTCCTCAACCACATGAGAGTGACTGCCGAGATACTTCATTATCACATGCTTAACTTCAACCAACACTCTGCCCTCTCTATCTGCAAAGCATCCACAAACCTCAAAGTGATCAGTGCCCACATCAGTCGCTCTCAGATAGACAATCATCTCCTCTTGCAAAGGTTCAAACACTGTCAAACTTCCTATTTTGGCAGGAAAGCCCGGCCTACCATCAAAAATGTGCTCCACTGTAACCGGGAGAAGCTGCATCAGAAAATCCAACACAACAGGATGAATGCAGTAGTCATGCAACTGAGGCCGCAGCTCCTCCGGAACCGAGACGACTGCAAAAGCCTCCTTGAGATGTTCTCCATAGTGCACAGTCGCCTTATTCTGGAAGACGTCTCCATACTGGAAGCCTCCTTGAGACAGATACCCGTAGAACTCCTGAAAGCTCACGACAGATTTGCATCTTTTGTAGATGGAGCTCAGTGAAATATGCTGCTCGTCAATCAGCCTCTCTCTTTTGGAAACGACTGTGCCTGATGCGTACATCGCAGATGGGGAGAATACCCTGAAACtggtttctttctctgtttgttccAGTTGCACCTTCACTTCAGGCGAATTCGGGGTTAAAACACATGGACTGTGAAAATTGACAACGAGCTGTAGTGAGTTGAGCGGTACCTTTGGTTTGGCCGTGGCCATGACTGCGGCTAAGCCCAGCTCCGCATAGAAGGCGCCGGGGATGATGGgtatattgttgtgtttgtgctctctcAGGTAGAAACAAGAGTCCGACATCAGATCACAGCTGAAAATGTtgctttcacttcctgtctgacagaGCACAGGATGATTGCTcgctgtgtttttctgtgctgcGCCGATGATAACATCTCTGTCTGAGCAGTCAAACTTGTATTTCGGGAAAGGCAGTGGCATTGTCTTGTATCCTCTGTAGAAGGTGTTCCAATCTACCTGAACACCCAGTTCGAACAACTTCGACACGACAGAAGTCATTGTTTCATGATCTTTCTCTGGCTGCACCGAGGCCAGAACAGCTGTGTTGTTACCCAGAGTTTCCATGATGTTTCTCTGCAGCGCCCTTCTTGGCCCAATCTCCACAAAGACCGTATTCTTCATTCCTTTAGCTGCCGACCTCACCGCCTGCTCAAACGCCACTGGTTTGCGAATGTTTCCTGCCCAGTATTCACCTGTGCAGAAATCCTCCTGCTCGATTTCCTTGCCTGTCACTGTTGAGAACAACTCTGTGTCGAGATCGTTCACCTGTAAGGAGCCAAGTGTTTCCTCGATTTCTGGCAGAATCGCATCCATCATGTGGCTGTGGTAAGCAGCGGGGACATCCAGCACACGGAGGAACAGGTTCTGACTGTTGGCTGAGGTGCTTAGCTCCTCGTGGAGGCTCTTGATTGCGTCTGCGTCACCTGAGAGGGTGCAAGACTGCGGGCTGTTGAACGCAGCGAGGCAGGCTCTACCAGAGTAGCGAGGGAGAAGAGCGGTTACCTCTGAAACCGCCATGTTGCCGATCACGAGCATTTTCCCCCCGGTGACTTTGCTCTGGAGGGTGCTGCGGACATGGATGACTTTCACTGCATCCTCAAGAGAGAGGAGGCCCGAGCAGTGAGCGGCCGCAACCTCTCCCACAGAGTGTCCGAGTATTGCGTCAGGCTTGACACCCCATCGCCTGAGTAGCGTGGTAATGCCAACCTGGATGGCGAAGAGTAAAGGTTGGACAACCTCTGGGTTCTTGAAGTCAGCGCTCTCAGACTCGCTCTCGAGTGTCTCCAGGATGTTCAGTGCGCTCAGCCTTTGGAAAAGCTGCGCAGTCTCTTTGATTTTATCTCTGAACACAGGCTCGTGTTGTAGTAGCTGCTTGCACATGCCATGGTAAGTAACGCCGTTTCCacagaacacaaacactaaTCTCGGATCTGACTGGGATGGGCTGACATTTTTGCTCAGAGCAACTCTTATCTTCTCTTTAAGATCGACCACAGATGACACCGTGACGGCCtttctgtatttatgttttagaTGGCTTCTTCTGCAAGCTGATGTGTACAGCAGAGAGTCTAGATCAATTCCACTGTCTGTCTCGAGCTGTTTAACGGTGTCTTCCATCATCAGGGAGAGAGATTTTGTTGAATTTGCCGACATGACGAAGTACTTTGGTTGTGTCTCATTGTTCTTTTGCCTTGTGGGCGACTGTTTGTACTGTTTGACAATAGCATGCGCATTCGTTCCCCCAAAGCCAAAGTTGTTCACCCCTGCGATTCTTGCACCGGAGGCTTCCCACTTTTCCGCTTCCTTGGGAACCTTGATGTTGAGGGCTTTGGCATCGACACTGGCAGTTTCCTCAGAGTAGAAAACAGTGGGAACAATGGTCTCGTGCTTCATCATTAGCAGAACCTTAATGAGCCCGGCCACCCCAGCTGCAGATTCTGTATGTCCGATGTTGCTTTTCACAGAGCCGATCCGCAGTGCTTCTGAACCAGGAGCTCTGGCTTTAGCGATTACGTTGGAGATGCTCCCTGCCTCCGTTGGGTCTCCGACTGGGGTTCCAGTCCCATGTGCCTCTATGTACTGAACGTCTGCAAGGTCAGACTCGGAGTAGATTCTTCGCAGCAGCTCCTCTTGTTGCGTCATGGAGGGTTTGGTGATTGGAGTGACCATGTGTCCGTCTTGGTTGACCGCTGTTTTGCTGACGATACCCCAGATATGGTCATGATCTTGTATTGCCTGTAAAGAAACAACCAGTTTAGTCCTGATTCAAATTGTGTATAAATATGTTCTGAACTTCTACAAGAGACACAGGGTTAACTAATAACATTTATGGGTGCTATTCAGACTTgttaatatttaaaagaaataaaatgtttatttatactGAGTGAGTCAGTTATTAATTGATGTTGCTCTTATATCTGATATGGTCtgatgttaataaaaaaaaagtaaggatggaaattgtcacatttattttgacctttttcaGAGGCTTGAGGAGAACAACCCCGCAGCCTTCCCCTCGACCGTAGCCATTTGCTCTGTTGGAGAAAGGTTTGCTGGTCCCTTCGGGTGAGATCATCTTGGCCTTGCTGAGAGCAACAAACACTCTGGGCTCAATGATACAGTTGACTCCTCCGCAAACAGCCATATCGCAGTCACCTGATAagatcaaaaacattttattatcgCACACAATAATATTTTAATGCCCTTTTTAACACGGATCCttgtcataaaaattacaatcCTGAGGTATGAATTTCCATTAGAGTTACGATTACACATTACTCTCCAAAGTGCTATTGCCATCAGTTACACATGTACTACAGACGGACCTTGTTTAATGGATTGGCAGGCGAGATGAAGAGCCACGAGGGAGGATGAGCAGGCACAGTCTATGGACATCGAGGGCCCAGTAAAGTTGAAAATGTACGAGACTCTGTTTGCTGCTATACTCATGGCGAGCCCGGTGCCAGTCCAGTGGTTGATCACACTTGGgtgcacatgtgcagcatttgTTTCATAATCTCTGTTCATGAGGcctatataaatataaaggaAAACATGTTGGATCACTCTTTAGTATTTAGAAATTTGGGAATGGGTGATTTagtcagtttaaaaaaaaattggatggaaagaaagaaaaaatattaatgcagaaaataatTATATCTTTAGTCATGACAAGCCGGTATGTTTTTACTGTCTCACCGAAAAACACTCCTGTCCGGGTCCCACTGGCCTTCTCCATAGGAATCCCAGCATCCTCCAAAgatctgtaaacacactgaaggAGCTGCTTTTGTTGAGGGTCCATTTGTTccacttcactgtcactgatgCCGAAGAACTTGTGGTCAAATTCATTGAACCTGAAAGCAATTGATCAAAACTGCTGGGATCAATTTAAGTTTTtgataaatatgtttatttctctccatgtatatttattcatttaattcttTTATACTTTAAAGTAAAATCTATTTTATGTGAGAGACTTAAAATATGAAGAAGGAGCTTTCCAAACACCTCTTGCTTGGTTTGAGTAAATATCAAAGTCTGAAGTTTTGGATGTGAGGAAACTAAAACACTTCTATCAGGAGTTACACTGCTTTTCTTAGATTTTATATATTAGTGTGTTTGGTTTAAAGACCGTCCATATATATGTATCCCCACACCTGTTGGTAATCTTCAATCAGTGACATTCAACGAGCTATGCACACCTGAGTTCATCACAATCACTTAACACTTGGAAAAGTCAAGCgaataaatcaacatttctCATTAACTCAGTGTAAAGAGCATATAAAGTCACGGCTACcaagaaatgcaaaaataaataatatacacacaaacaacatacaaacaacattaaaatataatttattatctATTGCATGTTTACAAAACACAGGTTTATCTAGATGGGTTCTATAGTAAGACTGAAATACCGTACCCATCAATGAGAGCAGCCTTGGCTGTGCGGGATTTACCCGCTTTGTTGTCGTCAGGGTCATACCAGCCGGCCAGGTCAAACCTCTCTTTAGGAATCGGCACAGAACAGTTTCTTCCATCCACAAGAACCTTCCAGAAATTGTCAAGCCCTTCTCCTGTTTGGAaacacaggaagcagaaaagCGAGCTGTTTGTATTCAGCATTTTGTAGTTACCTGATTTCATATATACAAGTTAcgttgaaaagaagaaaaacaaacagctcccAAATCTCGTGGCTTACCCCCAGGAAAGTTGCATCCAATGCCCACCACTGCAATGCCGTCTTCAGCTTCCTCCATCCTGACTGTACATCACtaagacagaaaatcaaaaacCTTTACTGCACCATCATGTCAAtatccctcctctttctccatttctctttcaCATCCAGAAACTAATGTGGTTAGTATTTCTGTAAGACTTGCGTAATTAGTCCAGTTTAGTCATGCACCACATCATCCTTACATCCATACCGTTTGCCGTTTCCCCCGGTGATGCTATCGCTGTCGGACCTGCAGCTGATTCTTATAGCCAGTCTCTTTTCTCTATTAAACATTAATGATTGATTGTATACGTGGCCATGGAGATGAAGGACCTCAGTGAACACATTTATGGTGCCTTGCAAATGATTAGACTAAGTTTAATGAGTAAATCAATATGTTATACAACAAAGAGGTGACTCTAGGTCTCATCTCATCGAAGCTTATCAGAGTTTTCCACAACTgacaatcaaccaatcaataaAGGACATTCGGTTTTGAATTATTCTTTTGGTTTCAAATTAAACCTTTTCATTGCTTTCCTCTTAAATTTGATAAATTCAATAATAAAATTTTACCAAACTTTATGTCAAGTAATAGCAAATATTAAGAAATAGGCGATGTAGTCAACAATGTTATCAATACTCCAATACCTtacataatatatacaatacacaCTGTGGAAGAGGGTGTCCTTAGTTGATATTAactttatgttgttgattaggtcaaggtcaaggtagATGTGGAAAATGTTACCGAAACAAACTGGaacaaagaagcagaaaaactttttaaaagcttttagttttttaatcACAGTCTTTAGATGATTTAAAACATCCAATAACcctcagcttctttttttacacacaatccaataaataaatgacaataacaatGTATGTAAAGTTTCCTTTGGACACTGTGCAACTCCAAACATCCTCAGAACAAACAGAGCACATGAAAACATGTAGAAATGATTGTAAAAAACAATGTTTCCTACATCTAAATTCCTGCATTTgctttaatttaaattatttctgttGAAGCACTTTCGCTTTCTTTAGAGTCAGATCAAGTTCAATCAATGATTTCCCTGGACAGGATTAGGGTTTTTTTGGTTTGGGTAGGTGATGCACATATTTAGCTGtaatctttgtttgtttcaatcATTGACTTTTATCAATCCACCGCAGTCACACACGGATCATACAGTGGTATTAAAAGGTATTTCCGTGGGTGTGTTTATTACTCTTTGTCAAAGCAGTGAGAGAGGTTGttgataataaaagaaatgacCCGATTGACCTGATGAGGAAGAAACTTATATACTTAGATACGgtgaattaaaaaagaaaatatactgttttgtcatttttttccacatgtaaCTGaccagaaatgtgttttttcctaTTACCTTAAATGTGAAACATGTGCAAACAGGGACAGAAACAAAAGTAtggagtgtgtgagagagtttaATAAGAAAATACCAGCACAGAAAATCGGTTGAGACGTGTAGAAAAAAGTAATCTAACCTATTAACTGTGAAACTTATCAAGAGAGATTCTGGTGATTTCTGTAAACTTAATGTGACATATATACTTTTGCATTTCAGAAATAGTGCAGTGTTGTGCAAGTACTTTATGTTActatgtaaaacaaacacaaacaaaaatacatatttaactGTAACAAAAGTCATTAAGATAATATTTTGGTACGTCATTTCTTCACAAGCAGCATTAGAGCAACAAGACGAAACTGCATTGATTTGTGGAGGAACACGTGAGACTGTAAAAACTGGTCGGTTTATTGATTCATTCCCACGTCACGGAGAGCAAacgacagctcagctcccacaGCTTCTGCGCCAGCTCGTCGTTCTTTCCATCCGCCGAGCAGTTCGCCGGAGCGCAGTCACTGTTGGCAAAGACAAAGATCAGCgactttttatttactttataatcaaactttattttataatttacttCCTGCACATGTCTGTCCTTCTCCGTTTTCTGCTCCTTTGTTTTCTGATACAAAGGTTTTATTGTCAGGGAGTTTTTTTCCTTATCTGAATCAAAGGTTTAAGGACTGAGGGAGTAAACAGATTGATAATCGAAATAAACTTAAGAAGTTCTCTCTTTAAATCACTGTGGCCTTGCGTGTCTCTAGCATGTCGCATTAAAAACATAAGATttgtcacatttaaaacataatttgagCTTTAAATTGTTACTTACTTGTATAGTTTAcatatttgtgtcatttaaaaaaaatatttttatgatgttattttatatttcatatttagtgctataggttaccatggtaacaatacTGGGAGAACAAGTCAGACCGGGCTTGTATCCCCCAGGTGAGTGAATGAAGATCTgtgaatattaatatattaatgtatatccaatctgagagagaaagtaaTCATATAGATTTACAGAATGATAATCTGCGTGTTTTAATTAATCTTTATCagtatttataatttaattCTTCATCATTAGTTTCATCTCATTAGTATTTTAAGTTTccttttattatgtttttccttCAGGCTGAATTGTTTTATTCAGACCGGGTTTGTCTCCCTCGGATCCTGAAGCGTTggtaagcaataaaaaaaaaaaaagtcagtgaatCGACATCGGAGCTCAACATCGTCTTCCATGCAACACAGAGACTGCAGCCGTCATGGTTTTCAATGTAAAAGAGATTTAACGTGGGAATTTTgaactgtatatataaatattcaggAGCAGAGTGAACAAATGTGGATAGTTCAGGATCAGATCTTGTTGTGTatgcatataaaaataaaaaggaccTGTAGTATCCACCGCTCTCTTTCTCCAGCGATGGCTCCACTGCGCAGTAGATGGTCGTCTGAGCTCCCTGGGAGGAGTTCTTGGTGAAGGGGGTCGCCATCTTCCACAGGATCTGCTGGGGGCCGTTCAGATGACGCCATAATTCCGTCTGGACGACTCCAGGGTGGAGGGAGTACGTCGTCACACCCGTGCCTGTGAAGGAAACAAAGTGAATGAGCTTTCAAGTTTGAAGGAAATGAACGAACCAACATGAAGGAAGCAAGATAGGATGAAATAACAGATCCTCAACCTTCGAGTCGTTTCGCTAGCGAGCGTGTGAAGAGGACGTTGGCCAGCTTGCTCTGGGAGTAGGCTTTATTCTTGTCGTAACTCTTCTCGCTGTTGATGTCCTCCAGGTTGATGGAGCTCCAGTTGTGAGCCATGGAGGACACATTGACAATCCTGGCTGGTGCCGACTTTTTAATCAGGTCGAGCAACAGATACgtcaacaggaagtgacctggagaACGAGGGGGATATGACGTTAGAGAAAGCAGAGTAAAAGATAGTGTATCTTTTGAGGGATTGCAGCAAAGGTGATCtttaagaaaaaatgtttaatatcaaGAACCAACTGTGCTTTAAATGGATGGTCAAACCAAGACTTTTCTCACGTCTAAAATTCTGTCACTTgtggaaaatttaaaaaagtgaaaaagtgaatCTCCAGTAGAAGTGGCTGttgtaacagaaaaacagctggTAAAAGGTTTGGCAAAGTTAATAACAGTGCATAACATATTATCTTATATTGCACCTGGTTATACTGCACTAATAAATCCCATTAGGACCCAATAGATTAATCGCTAGGCTGTTCGACAGATATTTAAAGTTTCAGATCTTTGATTAAACGTACACTCAGTCGTCAtcatgacagaaaagaaaaattataacTGCTCAGATGAAAGAACATTTTAGTAGTTGAGTATATTTCAGCACCAGGTCTGAAACTACCAAAGGTCAGGAACAAACTGGGGACAACTTTAATGTGTTGACAACAAATCAGATaagaaaatgattttagcaAACAAGGACTAATGGgacatttcaacaaaaaaaaagctggagACTGATTCATCCAAGTTTAAAACTGTTGATTATATTCCTATTTTCACTCTGCGCTCTAATTTCAAACATATGAAGCTTtgaacaaaacacacttttgacTGAACCTTTGACTTTAACTGGCAGCGTGTGACTCACACCAGTGTCCAGGTTGTCTGTGCAGGGGTCAAGAGGCAGAGCAGTGACGACATCCGAGCAAGACGGCACAAATCATAGTGACCGAGTTTGCGAACAAGGAATTTATTAAAACTGTGGCGTTAAGACTGTTCTCTGTTAAACCTTGGCAGAATGCAATGTTCTGACAGCAGCGCgtaaaactgttttctttatcttccCGGGAGACAGTTTGTCTTATCTGACATCAGCACAGCAACCTCTAATTATATCAACACCGATCAATATTTAACAGAAAAAGGATTTTACTGCCAAATACTGATGCACAACAGATACAGGGAAGGGGTTTGACACTTAAGTAAAGTAGAACATGTTCCTCGGTTATATGTATTTGCAGTTAAATTCTGATATTTGCAAGTTAGCTTGTTTTGATATCAGTAATTTATGGTTTTAATGTGAATCCATTAAAAACAGTGAGAACATGAAGAAAGTATTATTGCATTCAAGCTATTCTGTATCGAGGAGGAACACAAAGCTGCCAAGTGGGAGGTCAAACAACGCCTCCTAGTGGATTTTAAGTGTAAGTATAGAGACTGGTGCAAGTGTGTTAATTAGGGAACCACAGGTGTAGATAACAATTTGATggtcaaatataaataaaatgcgGAAAATCGGGCTATTTTTAATGATCTTCACCACACAGATAAAATGGTTTAATTTACCCATGTGATTGACACCGATCTGCATCTCAAAGCCATCTGCTGTTTTCCCATAAGGACACACCATCACTCCAGCGTTGTTGATGAGGATGTTGAGTTTCGGTTCTCCTGTAGAAAAAGAACATCAAGAAGTTTGTAACGCTGCGGCTTTTTAAGACCCTTTTTCTAAggaacagctgtttttttgttgttgtttttttaccgTTGTTGATGGCTTCAGCGAATTCCCTTATCGACTTGCTATCTGCCAAGTCCAGTTTCATGCAAAGGACATTTTCGCTGCCCGAGCTCTCGATGATTTCCTTCACAGCGGCTCCTGCTTTCTCCATGTCCCTGCACGCTATGATGACCTTTGCCCctaaacagagaaataaaaataaaaaagcagtgAAATACAACAGAATAATACTGCTTctctgtatgcacacacactcacactctcacacacacgaaTCAATAGATACACAAGTAATGAATAAGTGAGTGGGTGGAGAGCACCCTCTCATGACAGAGGGTGTGCATTACTCAATGTTTACTATAGGCAGGAGGTTTTGTGATTGCATTCTAATGTGGAAAAGGAAATATTCTGGTTTAACAGTGTGTGCTCAATTTCACTTTGCTTTCATTTGGCCATTTGAAATCTTCCATATATCCAAGGGGTTGTGACTAAGTTTTTTGAATTCTCAGTGCTGCACATTGAAATCTGGAGTAaagaaagtcacatttttaaatattttctggttAACTTTCATGATCTTATTGTATAAATGTGGGTATTTAGGGGAAACGAGTGCATAtaagttttaatttaaacatcttttttattctctttttaaGCAGAACCTCTGTTAAGGCTAAATTAAACACTGATGCATTTGAGAAATTTTggattattttgttaaataaaaaagctgCCTGGAAGTATTTTTATATTCCTCCTTGTCAGCCACTGGAAATACATTTTGGACATatctataaaatattaaaatattaaataatataaatctaATTTTTCAGGTGGGCTGGTTCATTGTACTCCTCTAATCTGTGGATCTAAAATTCAAAATCtccttttatgaaaaacaaaggaagggttgagcaacttttttttttttttgatttctaagcatgacaaagcaaaaaaagtcatatcaAGTCAAACTCACTCTTTCTAGTGTTGACTCACCTCTCTTGGCCAGGTCGATGGCTGTCTCTTTGCCAATACCCGTGTTGGCCCCGGTGATGACCACAGTTTTGCCATCTAGCTTTAAATCAGAAGACCAGGCGGCCCGGAAGAAATTTCTAGAAATATTgagaaatcacttttttttttactgtctgaGCCAGTGAAACGGGTTTGATTTGACAAGACTTTACTTACAGAGaaacaatattttctttcataCAAGCcgcagagaaaagagaagctatgtcaacacactgacaacaccAGGGCTGTATTTATCactaaagatgaaataaaaacctaaaactaCAGGTTGGTCAGACAGTTGTGTGTAAAGACAGTCCTCACCTTAGCGCCTGCATGTCACTTTATTACAGCAGTCAGTCCCGACGCGACTAAACCTGAACACCTGAAATCAAATCTTCAATTTCCTTCTTCTTCaatttttccaaataaaaacctcaaactTCTTCAAAAAGCGTCACCTGATTGAGTACTGGTGATGCGGAAGTGTCATTAAATGTATTCTACTAATGTTGGAGCTACTGCGATTTTTAGCCAATCGGATCCGAGGCTGTCGCTCTCGGAGAACGCTGATTGGTTATGGTTTTCAGATCGGGCCCGCCCTCTGCGGTGTGTGTATTCGTTTATGAATGCGGGCTGCGCCGGATGGGTGGGGAGTCCGTCCGTCTAATAAAAAgaaagtacttttttttatttattcattatttatgaaGCATTTGTAGCATTATGGCATAAACAAAAGCTAATCGGAGTCAAACCGGAAGTCCAATCAATGAAATAAGAATGGAGGTGTAGGTTAAGGCTAATTTGAccttatttgaaaataaaataaaatataaaataaaataaaatacaattaaataaaatagataattatcaaaaaataaaaaaatata
This DNA window, taken from Seriola aureovittata isolate HTS-2021-v1 ecotype China chromosome 20, ASM2101889v1, whole genome shotgun sequence, encodes the following:
- the rdh12l gene encoding retinol dehydrogenase 12, like isoform X1, with amino-acid sequence MQALRNFFRAAWSSDLKLDGKTVVITGANTGIGKETAIDLAKRGAKVIIACRDMEKAGAAVKEIIESSGSENVLCMKLDLADSKSIREFAEAINNGEPKLNILINNAGVMVCPYGKTADGFEMQIGVNHMGHFLLTYLLLDLIKKSAPARIVNVSSMAHNWSSINLEDINSEKSYDKNKAYSQSKLANVLFTRSLAKRLEGTGVTTYSLHPGVVQTELWRHLNGPQQILWKMATPFTKNSSQGAQTTIYCAVEPSLEKESGGYYSDCAPANCSADGKNDELAQKLWELSCRLLSVTWE
- the rdh12l gene encoding retinol dehydrogenase 12, like isoform X2, with protein sequence MEKAGAAVKEIIESSGSENVLCMKLDLADSKSIREFAEAINNGEPKLNILINNAGVMVCPYGKTADGFEMQIGVNHMGHFLLTYLLLDLIKKSAPARIVNVSSMAHNWSSINLEDINSEKSYDKNKAYSQSKLANVLFTRSLAKRLEGTGVTTYSLHPGVVQTELWRHLNGPQQILWKMATPFTKNSSQGAQTTIYCAVEPSLEKESGGYYSDCAPANCSADGKNDELAQKLWELSCRLLSVTWE